A window from Triticum aestivum cultivar Chinese Spring chromosome 6D, IWGSC CS RefSeq v2.1, whole genome shotgun sequence encodes these proteins:
- the LOC123145015 gene encoding probable phospholipid hydroperoxide glutathione peroxidase, with translation MPSRPAPLVHRLRLLRSAVVSPSSALLPCSRPRLAIPFAQPPLRAAAFAAASSPLLRPVGARFSLFSSMAAAASSASSVHDFTVKDASGKDVDLSTYKGKVLLIVNVASQCGLTNSNYTELAQLYEKYKDQGFEILAFPCNQFGGQEPGTNEEIVQFACTRFKAEYPIFDKVDVNGDNVAPVYKFLKSSKGSLFGDNIKWNFSKFLVDKEGHVVDRYAPTTSPLSIEKDIKKLLASY, from the exons ATGCCTTCTCGCCCCGCCCCGCTCGTCCACCGCCTCCGCCTCCTGAGAAGCGCCGTCGTCTCCCCTTCTTCGGCGCTGCTGCCGTGCAGCCGCCCGCGCCTCGCTATCCCCTTCGCGCAGCCGCCGctccgcgccgccgccttcgccgccgcctcgtcgccgctgCTCCGCCCGGTCGGCGCCAGATTCTCGCTGTTCAGCAgcatggccgccgccgcctcctccgcctcctccgtccACGACTTCACCGTCAAG GATGCAAGTGGAAAAGATGTCGACCTGAGCACCTACAAGGGGAAGGTTCTCCTCATTGTCAATGTTGCATCCCAGTG TGGCTTGACCAATTCCAACTACACGGAGCTCGCTCAGTTGTACGAGAAGTACAAGGACCAGG GTTTTGAGATCCTTGCTTTCCCATGCAACCAGTTTGGTGGGCAGGAACCGGGCACTAATGAGGAAATTGTTCAGTTTGCTTGCACTCGCTTTAAGGCCGAGTATCCAATTTTTGACAAG GTTGATGTCAATGGTGACAATGTTGCACCTGTCTACAAGTTCCTGAAGTCCAGCAAAGGCAGTCTCTTCGGGGACAACATCAAATGGAACTTCTCAAAGTTCTTGGTTGACAAGGAGGGGCATGTTGTGGATCGCTATGCGCCAACCACCTCCCCCCTCAGCATCGAG aaggatatcaagaagctgcTCGCGAGTTATTAA